Proteins from one Panicum virgatum strain AP13 chromosome 7K, P.virgatum_v5, whole genome shotgun sequence genomic window:
- the LOC120639465 gene encoding ankyrin repeat-containing protein At5g02620-like: MDLRLLEAAASGDAAEMKHMAVHVPGVLHGTTPQGNTCLHIASIHGHEEFCKDVMSLSQSVPLLAATNADGETPLLAAVASGHTSLASSILRCCIAQQLSDAILMQDRNGCNALHHAIRSGHRDLALELIEAEPSLSRAVNQYGESPMFIAVMRNHADVFEKLLEIPDSAHGGAYGYNVLHAAVRSGNTAIAKRIMETRPGLAREEDKHKATPMHLAAHWDKVEVLRVLLEHDWSLGYAVSSKGSPVLISAAASRGYVGIAKELLKHCPDAPCRVANDETTSTCLQQAVMLGRMELLEFFLDSKYTRKLVNVRDENEETPLHNAVRKCDPKIVHALLRCPDIDVTVLNKVGNPASWLLGTTAHHAKTLNWNEVSMLMLKADPLHAPSIGNLHEQVKNKVTASSRKDIKSLTQTYTGNTSLVAILLATITFAAAFTLPGGYSSDSGNEGLPIMARKFAFQAFLLSDTLAMCSSLVVAFVCIIARWEDLEFLLYYRSFTKKLMWFAYMATTTAFATGLFTVLAPHLLWLAVTICVLTSLLPILTKLLGEWPILELRFRLGRNFKSELLSMI; encoded by the exons ATGGACCTACGTCTCCTAGAAGCAGCAGCGTCTGGTGATGCTGCAGAAATGAAGCACATGGCTGTGCATGTCCCTGGCGTCCTGCATGGGACAACCCCGCAAGGGAACACCTGCCTCCACATCGCCTCCATCCATGGGCACGAGGAGTTCTGCAAGGATGTCATGTCGCTCAGCCAGTCTGTGCCTCTCCTGGCCGCCACCAATGCCGACGGCGAGACGCCGCTGCTCGCAGCCGTAGCAAGCGGCCATACATCTTTGGCTTCATCTATTCTCAGGTGCTGCATTGCTCAGCAGTTGAGCGACGCAATCCTAATGCAAGACAGGAACGGATGCAATGCGCTGCACCACGCCATCCGCAGCGGCCACAGGGACCTCGCGCTGGAGCTGATAGAGGCCGAGCCTTCACTGTCGCGTGCTGTAAACCAATACGGCGAGTCGCCCATGTTCATCGCGGTGATGAGAAATCACGCGGATGTCTTCGAGAAGCTGTTGGAGATCCCTGATTCTGCTCACGGGGGAGCGTATGGTTACAATGTTCTGCATGCTGCTGTGAGAAGTGGCAATACAG CCATCGCAAAAAGGATTATGGAGACACGTCCCGGGCTGGCCAGAGAAGAAGACAAACATAAGGCTACTCCAATGCACCTGGCTGCGCACTGGGACAAGGTTGAGGTCCTGAGAGTGCTGCTCGAACATGACTGGTCCTTAGGGTACGCAGTATCCTCTAAGGGATCCCCTGTTCTTATTTCTGCGGCAGCGTCACGGGGATATGTTGGTATTGCCAAAGAGCTTCTTAAGCATTGTCCGGATGCTCCCTGTCGCGTTGCAAACGACGAGACGACATCGACATGTCTTCAGCAAGCTGTAATGCTTGGTCGTATGGAGCTTCTAGAATTCTTCCTTGATTCAAAGTATACTCGGAAACTAGTCAACGTGCGAGACGAAAATGAAGAGACTCCTTTGCATAACGCGGTAAGAAAGTGTGATCCAAAGATAGTCCATGCTTTGCTACGATGCCCGGACATTGATGTTACAGTGCTCAACAAAGTGGGTAACCCAGCATCCTGGTTACTAGGTACTACCGCCCACCACGCCAAGACATTAAACTGG AATGAAGTGTCAATGCTTATGTTGAAAGCTGATCCTCTACACGCACCTTCTATTGGTAATCTCCATGAGCAAGTCAAGAATAAAGTGACAGCCTCATCAAGGAAGGATATTAAGTCACTGACTCAAACATACACTGGCAACACTTCCCTAGTTGCCATCCTCCTTGCCACTATTACCTTTGCTGCTGCTTTCACTCTGCCTGGAGGATATAGCAGTGACTCCGGAAACGAGGGGCTTCCCATCATGGCAAGGAAGTTTGCTTTCCAGGCATTCTTGCTCTCAGACACCTTGGCAATGTGCTCCTCACTTGTTGTTGCCTTTGTGTGCATCATAGCAAGGTGGGAGGATCTTGAGTTCTTACTTTACTACAGATCTTTTACGAAGAAGCTTATGTGGTTTGCATACATGGCTACCACCACAGCCTTCGCAACTGGTCTATTCACTGTTCTTGCTCCTCATCTCCTATGGCTGGCCGTTACAATCTGTGTTCTAACATCTTTATTGCCCATTCTTACCAAGCTACTAGGAGAATGGCCCATCTTGGAACTGAGATTCCGGTTGGGTCGGAATTTCAAGTCTGAGCTCCTTAGTATGATCTAG